In the genome of Cyanobacteria bacterium GSL.Bin1, one region contains:
- a CDS encoding pentapeptide repeat-containing protein: MNANQLLYRKAKGEKTFCGVYLHGANFKGTYLEQIDLSAADLSNADLSEATLSSSNLSRANLTNADLDHADLRSANLSQVNLIGASLVGAKLGRANLSGADLRGADLTDADLSGATLTDAEFNGALLTGANIGDAELQQVATDSGIDHRWISWS, from the coding sequence ATGAATGCCAATCAACTACTCTACCGAAAGGCAAAAGGAGAGAAAACGTTCTGCGGTGTTTATTTACATGGAGCAAATTTCAAGGGTACCTATCTCGAACAAATTGATCTCAGCGCAGCTGATTTGAGCAATGCTGACTTGAGCGAAGCAACGCTGTCTAGCAGTAACCTCAGTCGTGCTAATCTCACGAATGCTGACCTTGATCATGCTGATTTGCGCAGTGCCAATTTGAGTCAAGTAAACTTGATTGGAGCAAGTTTGGTCGGGGCAAAACTCGGGAGAGCGAACTTGAGCGGTGCCGATTTGCGCGGTGCCGATTTAACTGATGCTGACTTAAGTGGTGCGACGTTAACTGATGCTGAATTCAATGGTGCCCTCTTGACAGGGGCTAACATTGGTGATGCTGAGTTACAGCAAGTTGCAACTGACTCGGGTATCGATCATCGGTGGATCAGCTGGTCGTGA
- a CDS encoding methyltransferase domain-containing protein: protein MNNLKRLSQFASNLIACGPLYAIANYRIHAPFPLEASENWKFWTEPKSSWLESLLKAYPPESRRKAYLDSMLKQNHAIGIAAHYDISNEFYALFLDTKYKFYTCAEFLSDTETLEEAQTNKAQYLLSLLNLSGHEKILDLGCGWGAMLKFLEDSGHQGELAGFTLSQEQLRYNREKLGFNVSLTNFITKPFENAPYDRILSIGALEHVRPQELKAVYQKIYDALTPEGLAVHQFFSFEREPYPASAVLLQLFFPGSLLALHRQHIEVAEQVGFKITHDSIHDYKPTIKAWYDRLVENQEKSLALVGLQIHNRYMTFFPIAWLFFQHQEAQLHRMVMEKPSR, encoded by the coding sequence ATGAATAATCTCAAAAGATTATCTCAATTTGCCTCAAATCTCATTGCTTGTGGTCCACTCTATGCAATTGCAAACTACAGAATTCATGCACCCTTTCCTCTAGAAGCCTCAGAAAATTGGAAGTTTTGGACTGAGCCAAAATCATCTTGGCTTGAGTCTTTGCTGAAAGCTTATCCGCCAGAGTCACGCCGAAAAGCGTATCTCGATTCTATGCTTAAGCAAAATCATGCAATTGGCATTGCAGCCCATTACGATATATCCAACGAATTCTATGCTCTATTTCTTGATACTAAGTACAAATTCTATACTTGTGCTGAATTTCTTAGTGATACAGAAACGTTGGAAGAAGCGCAGACAAACAAAGCTCAATATCTTCTCTCTCTCTTAAACTTAAGCGGTCATGAGAAGATTTTGGATCTGGGATGTGGTTGGGGGGCAATGCTAAAATTTCTCGAAGATTCTGGGCATCAAGGTGAGCTAGCAGGATTTACTTTATCACAAGAGCAACTGCGCTATAATCGCGAAAAATTAGGGTTTAATGTCTCTCTTACCAACTTCATTACCAAGCCATTTGAGAATGCACCTTATGATCGTATCCTCTCGATCGGAGCTTTAGAACACGTTAGACCTCAGGAATTAAAAGCGGTGTATCAAAAAATATATGATGCCCTGACGCCAGAAGGTCTAGCTGTGCATCAATTCTTCTCCTTTGAGCGCGAACCTTATCCTGCTTCAGCAGTTTTACTGCAACTCTTTTTCCCTGGTTCCCTTCTTGCTCTCCATCGTCAGCATATTGAGGTAGCAGAACAGGTTGGCTTTAAAATTACTCATGACTCAATTCATGACTACAAACCAACCATTAAAGCATGGTATGACAGATTAGTGGAAAATCAAGAGAAATCATTAGCATTAGTGGGTCTGCAAATTCATAATCGCTACATGACTTTCTTTCCCATTGCTTGGTTATTTTTCCAACATCAAGAAGCACAGCTACATCGAATGGTCATGGAAAAGCCTTCTCGTTAG
- a CDS encoding two-component sensor histidine kinase codes for MTLLHAWQKKIHGAFKTWNPQSLRFRLTIGIATVSAVGLGGVAIWLGWSMKQILIAAHKENIVYLAERIPQDIEIYQDMYPPQEAMQKAVQNLSRDNVFLWIENEQGQLIARTGGLEAPQPLPVSPSFSMFPFSGVAVSEVEDRYWILCASALTVNNQAAGKLYIAQDISPDQIMFLQMIRNLGIATVVAIGGMSLAGGIYIARSLVPLHRICQLTESISADQLGEAKIQLNRAPTEVKQLAERFDEMLMRLHTAWEQQRQFVSDVSHELRTPLTIVSGYLQSVQRRGDNLSPPQRDALAMATSEADRTIQLLQDLLTLARIDNGQMQFQMERVSLNVFVQEVISLTEQYHDRAVVYEGTTDPVFVNVDVNRLKQVLLNLIDNAVKYSEPEQPVLLNLETKENIALLAVSDYGMGIPFAQQSRIFERFYRVDDARSRSTGGTGLGLSIVKTLVEGMDGKITVTSQLGVGTTVTVSFPLVQGSD; via the coding sequence ATGACCCTACTTCATGCTTGGCAAAAGAAAATTCATGGTGCATTCAAGACTTGGAATCCGCAATCGCTACGGTTTCGTCTCACAATTGGTATTGCTACCGTATCAGCAGTGGGTTTGGGGGGGGTTGCAATTTGGCTTGGATGGAGTATGAAGCAAATTCTCATCGCTGCTCACAAAGAGAATATTGTCTATTTAGCCGAGCGCATACCGCAAGATATTGAGATTTATCAGGACATGTATCCCCCGCAGGAAGCCATGCAAAAGGCAGTGCAAAATTTGAGTCGGGATAATGTCTTTCTCTGGATTGAAAATGAACAAGGACAGTTGATTGCGCGTACGGGTGGTTTAGAAGCGCCGCAACCCTTACCTGTATCCCCCTCATTTTCCATGTTTCCTTTTTCTGGGGTTGCTGTTTCAGAAGTTGAAGATCGCTATTGGATCCTTTGCGCCAGCGCTTTAACTGTCAATAATCAAGCTGCGGGTAAATTGTATATCGCTCAAGATATCAGCCCCGACCAAATTATGTTTTTGCAAATGATTAGAAATTTGGGCATTGCAACAGTTGTCGCCATCGGAGGGATGAGTCTCGCGGGAGGGATCTATATTGCGCGATCGCTGGTTCCTCTCCATCGCATTTGTCAACTCACAGAAAGTATCTCAGCGGATCAACTGGGAGAAGCAAAAATTCAACTGAATCGTGCTCCCACGGAAGTGAAACAATTAGCTGAGCGTTTTGATGAAATGTTGATGCGTTTACATACAGCCTGGGAACAGCAACGTCAATTTGTGAGTGATGTTTCTCATGAGTTACGCACCCCCTTAACGATTGTGTCGGGTTACTTACAAAGTGTACAACGGCGAGGAGATAATTTAAGTCCACCGCAACGGGACGCCTTAGCCATGGCAACCTCAGAAGCGGATCGCACCATTCAACTCTTACAAGATTTATTGACTTTAGCCCGTATTGATAATGGTCAGATGCAGTTTCAAATGGAGAGAGTATCCTTAAACGTATTTGTACAAGAAGTAATCAGCCTCACTGAGCAATACCACGATCGCGCTGTCGTTTACGAAGGAACGACTGACCCAGTTTTTGTTAATGTCGATGTTAATCGTCTCAAGCAAGTGCTACTGAACCTCATCGACAACGCTGTGAAATATTCCGAACCCGAACAACCCGTGCTCCTTAACTTAGAAACAAAAGAGAATATTGCCCTCTTAGCAGTAAGCGATTATGGGATGGGGATTCCGTTTGCTCAACAAAGTCGCATTTTTGAACGGTTTTATCGAGTCGATGATGCCCGTTCCCGCTCGACAGGTGGCACTGGGTTGGGTTTATCCATTGTCAAGACCTTAGTTGAGGGGATGGATGGCAAAATTACGGTGACTTCCCAGTTAGGAGTCGGAACAACAGTGACGGTTTCGTTTCCTTTAGTACAGGGGAGTGATTAG